A stretch of DNA from Pigmentibacter ruber:
GCTACTATTCATATGTAGGAAAATATGGTAGTTATACATTAAATTTGAATAAAATTAGCAATATTTATTGCTCTAATATAGAAATTAAAGACGATCATTTTAAATGGTACTTTAATAAAAATAAAGAAAATAATTTATACGAAATTATTGACAAAAGAAATAACAAATTGGTTTTTTCAGTAGATTTTATAAATTATCATGCATATGTTGCAAATGAAAAATTTCTATTAAATAAAAATTATTTTCAAAATTTTAGTTTAAGTAAGCCAGCAAAGATCTATGCTGAAAATTATGCAAAAGCTAAAAGCATAGGGAATAAACAAAAAATATATGACAATGATTTTTTTAATAAATTTGCTTTTTTCTCTTTGTATGATTATTTTAGTCATTTGTACTCGAGAAAGTAAAAATCTTATTCGTTATAATCCAACATTGAGAAAAATCTTCATTCTTTTAGAACAAAACTTATTTCGTCATTAATTGCACAGTTTAAAAATCAAAATTAAAAATATTTGCTAATATTAAAAATAGGAATAATTTTAAAAAAGGACTTGCATATGAAATATATTTTTCGTTCAATACCTCTCTTAATATTAATTGTTTTTAATATTTTTGCATATTCAGTCAGTAATGAGGCAAAAGAAAAAAAACTCCATATTTTGTACTATAATTCAGAAAATCAAGAAGGATTTTGGTGGAGAACTACTTCAGAATTTGCGCAAGCAGCTTGTCAAAATTTAGGAATGGAGCTTAATATCGTTTATGTAGATAGAGACGCCGCATTTATGGTAAATGATTTCAAAAAGAAAGCAACTAATTTAAATAAACCAGATGCTGTTATTTTCCAAAATTTAAAATCTAATGCGGTTAATATGCTGAAAATAGCAGAAGAAAATAAAATCCCAGCGTTTATTTTTAATGCTGGTTTAACAGAAGATCAAGCAAAACAGTATGGAAAACCTAGGGAAAAATTTAAATACTGGATTGGTCAAATTTTACCCGATGATAAAAAAGCTGGATATGATTTAGCACTCCAACTATTTAATGAAGCAAAACGTCTTGGTCTAAAGGATAAAAATGGGAATATTCATTTTTTAAGTATTATTGGTACAAAAACAGATACAGCTTCTATTGAAAGAGAAAATGGATTAAAATTAGCTTCTCAACAAGAAAAAAAAATTATTTTAGACCAAATAACATCAGCTAATTGGGATCGAAGGGAAGCGGAAAAATCTTTAAATTGGCTCATATTAAGATATCCAGAAGCAAAAGTTGTATGGTCTGCAAACGATCTCATGGGATTAGGAGCTCTTGATTCTTTGAGTAAAACTAAAATTATTCCTGGAAAAGATATTATAGTAGGTTCTATGGATTGGGTTCCAGAGGCACTAAAACAAATGCAATCGGGAAAACTTTTCACTTCATTGAACGGCCATTTTATTGAAACAGCTTGGGCTTCTGTTTTAGTTTATGATTATCTAAATAAAAAAGATTTTGCGTCAGAAAAAACTTCTTTTACTTCAAAAATGACAGTTCTTTCCAATTCAAATATTAATTTATATCTAAAAAATTTCAAACCAGATAATTTCAAAAAAATTAATTTCTCAAATTTTTCAAAAGTTAAAAATAAAAATTTAAAAAAATATGATTTTAACTTTGATTTAGTTTTAAAGAAAATTATTTCTAATTAATTATTTTGAATTTAAATTTTATTATTTTTATACAGTATTTTAAACATCATCCCTACCAGCAATAAAATTTTCTGCTTCTTGAGTACTAGGATTTGTAAAAAATTGTGCTGTTTGAGTGTATTCTATAATTGTTCCGTGGCGCATGAAAAGTGTCCAATCAGTAACTCTACTCGCTTGATATAAGTCATTAGTTGCCCATATTAATGTTGTTTTATCACTCATATTTAAAATTAAATTTTCAGTTTGCTTTAACATAACAGGATCCATGCGCAAAAAAGCATCATCAAGAAGAAATATTTTAGGCTTACGTAGCAAGGCTCTTATAATTGCTAATTGCTGCAAAAAGGGGAGTTCAACTTGACTAGGTAACAGTTCTGCAAGGGAATCTATTAATGCTTTATTATGTTGAGAGATAGGTAAAGTATCTATTAATTGGTGGAATGGCAAAACATCTTGAATTCCAGCTAAATTTTGCGAAAGAGCAAAGTTCTCTGCGATTGAAACAGGGAGCCAAGCACTTTTTTCAGATACCAAAGCAATTTGGGAAGATATTTTTTTGAGAATTTCTTGATTTGGCTTTCTTCCTGACAAAGGAATTCCCAAAATACGAATTCCACCTGTTTGTTTGAAGGAATTTAAAAGTAAATTATTGTCCATTTCCCAAATAAACTGTGCAATTACAGATAACACCATACTTTTTCCCGAACCAGCTGGTCCAATAATTGCTACGGATTCTCCTTCGAAAATAGTAAAAGTAAGTTCTCTAATAGGTGAAATAAAACCAACAGAAAGTGAATAATTTTCAAATGAAATAACAGGTGTTGATTTATTTTTAAATGAATTTGTAGCCATTTTTATCTCGCAAAAAAAAATCTCATAGAAAAAATCTATGAGATTACTTTATAATACAAATGGCTTTGAAGTGTATTATTTTCTATTTTTTATATCTACATATTTATCATCTGTTGGACCTACATATTTAGCAGCAGGGCGATAAATACGGTTGTCTCTCCACATTTCAACAATGTGTGATGACCAACCAGCAACTCTGGAAACTGCGAAAATTGGAGTAAAATCAATAGATTCAATACCCATTAAACGATACAAAGCACCTGACCAGAAATCCACATTGGGCCAGATATAATCTTTTGAAGTCTTGCTTAATTCTTCAATCATAGAATCATGCACAATTCTCAAAGTTTCATAAGTATCTTTTTCTTTTTTAGTAGCTACCAATTTTTCTAACATTCCACGTAATACTTTAGCTCTTGGATCCATAGTTCTGTATACACGGTGACCAAAGCCCATCACTTTTGCTTTAGTAGCTAAAGCATTTGCAACCCAAGCTTTTGCATTTTCTGGAGCCCCAATAGCATCAGCCATTTCAAGAACTTTTTCATTTGCACCACCATGCAAAGGACCAGATAAAGCACCAATTGCAGCTGAAATGGAAAGTGAAAGTTTTGCTTCTGTGGACGCGACAACTCTGGCAGCAAAAGTAGACGCATTAAAGTCATGGTCAAGATGAAGTATTAAGGCAACGTCAAACATTCTCGCTTCTTCTTTATTTGGTACGTTACCATTTAACATATAAAGAAAATTTTCTGCATGTGAAAGATCTGGATTTGGAGCAATTGGTTGCAATCCACGTCTTTCACGAGAAATTCTTGCAACTGCAGTAGAAAGTTGGCTAATAATTTTAATTGCACTATGAATATTATGTTCTTCATTTTTTAAATTTACAGGTTGTTCATCAAATCCAATTGCTGCAATTGCTGCTTGCAATACAGACATGGGGTGAGCTGATCTTGGAGCAGCAGAAATAACTGCTTCGACAGTTTTTGGCAAAACTCTGTTTATTTTCATTTCTGTGAGAAATTTATTGAACTGATTTTGTGTTGGTAACTTACCATACAAAGAAAAATAAACGCATTCTTCGTAAGTAGACTTTTCTGCAAGCTCTTCAATCGAGATACCACGATAAATTAATTTTCCAACTTCTCCTTGAACTTGGCTTACTGAGGTAGCATCAGCAACAACTCCTGCTAAACCTTTTGAAAATCCTTGTTCTTCTGACATAATATGCCTCCTCAAATAATTAAAATCATTAATTAAATCAGTATTATAAATTAAAAAATACGTAACTCTTTGTTAAAAATGAGATCGCGTATTTAGACTTCTATACTCCTGTAAGTCTTCTCATACAACTATCGGCGCGGGGATGAAACTCTTAAGTATTTTTAGCATAATTAAAAAATTTTGTGCTTTCCCTAACTAATTCTTGATAATTAGCTGGTTTTCCTTCTTTTAATAACCATCTTTCAAACCATAAAATACAATCTTTAAACTGATCCTCCGGAAGGATTCCACGAAATTTCTGTATTGCTAAAAAAACTCCGTAGGATATGAGAACATCAATAGCGCAGTATTCTTCAATTTTTTGTGCAGCATGATTACAAAAGTATTCTTCGGCGACAAGCGATCCATCCATACCGGCCATTTTTCCTCCTAGGCCAATAGCTTTCGCAATAGTGTCTAAGCCTACTCTCGCATTTCTGTTGTCATAATTACAAACAAAATTCATTAAATCAAAAACTTTATCCGCTGCATATTTATATCGATAAGAATCATTTCCTAAGTTTTTTACATAATCTTCAATTGGGCATGTTATAAAATGAATTAAACTTCTTTGTTCAAGAACCATTAAGTCAAAGTTTGCTATGTTAAATCCACAAAAGGTAACAGGTAATTTCTTTAGTTTACTTTTTTGATATTCTGTTAGATTACGATTAAAAGTATGATCATACCAATGTTTATGAAAATCTTGATATTTCAAAGAAAATTGCCAAAACTCTTCTATAATTTTTTTTTCATGGTTTAAAAATTCAATATAAGAATTTACTTTTGGAATAGTTCTTTTAAATCCATCCATTATATAGTATGTTTCTGGATCAATATATAATGCACAAATTGATATAATGGAATGATAAATAGTTTTTGGAAACTCAATATTTTCTTTTTCTTTTATTTGGTTTAATAATTGATAATCGTTCCACTTTAAGTATAATTCTTCTTCATTAAATTGATATTCTAAATAATTTTTTGCTAAAAGAGGAATATCTGGAACAGTTTCAATGTCAAAAATTAAGAAAGGAGCTTGAGGCCTTTCCATTTTTAAAATAGTATTATTGGGATTCACTGACATACGCATGCTCCTCAAATTATTAAAATTAACACTTTTATTTCAAAGTATAGAATTAACAATTTTAGAACATAACTAATTAATTTGTTATTTGACAAGGGTTAAGGCTATTTATTAAATTTCGTATTCAATATAAAACCCAGCTGTTAGCACTGTACCAACATAGCTTAATTGAAGACCGAGCATTTTCCAAGATATATCATATGTCACTTGGAAAAAAGGAAGGTATTTTAGCTCATCTGCAATTGAAATCAAACGACCATCATATCCTTTCACTACACCTAAATTATATCCTAAGTCAGTTGAGAAACCATTCTTGTCACCAGTTCTATATAAACTTCTGTGCAAAGCAAAAACGTAACAACGGTCATGAAATGAATTAATAAATGTACCAGCAATAAATCCTGAATATGCAACAGCAAGTAAATCATGTTGCCAATTTTCTTCTGCACCTTGGTTTACTAGTAGACTTAAATGAAATGACCACATTCCTAAATAAACAGCATCTTTACCTGGTTTTCCCCAGAGAAAAAAACCTGATTCGCTATCTGTGTTGGATTTTGTACCAGTTACTTCTGTTGATTTATCTGCATAAAAGTCTTTTAAATCTGAATTATTTTTTTGATTAATACCTAAATTATACTTTTCAGTATTGTTATATATTAACTCATTTGAAAAAATTGATTTTTCAAAAAAACAAAAGATAGATAATATTAAAGTCAATTTTATTAAAATATTTTTTGTTACCATATTGATTTATTTTAAAAAAGGTTTAACGGAATAAAAAAGCATACTTTTCGTAAAGCAAAAAGTATGCCAATAATTAACATTCTGTTAATTTTGAATTAATATTAATAAAAGGTGAGTAATGCTTAATTTATATACATTTCTACAAAATAATTGTATAAAAAATATACAGAAATAAATCAATAATTTTAAATACTTTTTAAATTAAAAGGCATCTAAATAAATTCTAAACATATCGCACGTATCTCCTGTCACACCTAAATTATGACCTTCAACTTTCGCACCTTTTTTGCATTCACTCAATTTAAACCAACGATAGCCAGGACTATTAGGAATATTAAAAACTTTAGTACTAACTTCCCAAGCAAATTTATCTTGCGGAACGAATTTCCGCATATCTAAATAATTTTTATCTAATTTAACTACAAATAAAAGATAATCATTAGCTTGTAAAACCATTAAACGTTTTGATTGATCAAGTTCATATTTTAAAGATGTAAATTTACCAGCTTCTTCATCAAATTCTCGAATAGCACCTGTTATAGGATCTTCAAATTCTTGCTTATCAAAATTTAAATGTTTATTCTCATGATATGCACATGATCCACCTGGAAAATTCCACCATTCTTGCAAACTAGGAGATCTTAATTGGAGTAAAAATCTTTTTTCAGGTTTTGAATCATCAACAATTAAAACTCCGCACTTTGAAATAGATTTTGTCGGTTCCTTTTTATCAGAAAAATAATGTGCAACTTTTTGTTGCTTAGGCAACGGCATAAACAGTTTTGTTGTTGGGCTATTTGCTGATACTTCTGCAAGAACAGCAGGACTATCATCATAAAATAAAGTTAATCCTTGTTTATTTATTTCCACAGATTTTTTTGTACCTGATGCAACACAAAAAACTTGGCGATTTGGAATTGAGGGTAAGCCATTTTCTTTAAATAAGTTTTCTCTATTTGAAATATTTTCAGGTTTACATACTGATGGATTATGAGTCACAATGGATGAAGTATTTCCATTACTTAAAAGGAAATCAATTTCCTTTTTTAATCTGATATTTCTCCCAGTTGTTTCAAAAGCTGGTCTTTTATGAAAGTAATAATCTTTTAAAGTATATTTTACTTCAGTATGTAAAACACCATCAACATCAAAGCCAATTTTTGCATTTTTTGGTCTTGCAAAAGGTGAAGTTGGACTTTCAATTTCATATAAATCATCTGTTCCATTATATGTTACAATTTGTTGTGAATCTTTTTTAGATTCTTCTGAAATACTTGAATTACAAGAATAGCTCGTCAACATTACAAGTAATAAAGAACCAAATTTTTTTAGATTTTTCATCTTTTCCCTTTTCTAGAATAATACACGAAAAAATCTTTAATATTATAGACATTTATCTAATTAAAGATAAGTTTAATTAACAGGAGAAATTAGTATCAGTATAATAAATCTTATGCAATATTATTTTAATAATATGGAAATATATCTACTTAATATAGCATTAACATGCTATAAAATTTAAATTAAATCTCTTTTTTAATTGTTTTAGGAATAAAAAATGTAGAAATATTCTTTATCTAATGAACTTCTATTTTCTACCACTGAAAGTTTGAATTTAATTTATAAAATTTATAAAAAACGTTAAATATTAATAATAGTAATATACTAAAAATATAATATTTTAATATTACTAATTAATTATGTTTTTTTTGATATCAAATTCTAATTTTAAACATATTTTGTTTATTTAAAAATTTATTTTAAAAAAAACTTGCCAGATAGTTAATTTCAATTTAAATATAATACTGCTGTTATTTGTTAATAATTTCAAACGTTTCCCTTTAAATCTTCGACTTTCTCTTAGTTTTCGTAGCAAATTAATGTTCTGCGGGAGTAAATACTCAAATGTTAAAAAATAATGATATGGGCAATCTATTTAAATTCTGTACCGGTGTTTCTAAATTAGATTTTTACCCCTTCACAGAAATTAATAATTGGAAAAATTTAGGCTATTGGCTACTTGTACTTAAGCCCTACATAGATAGAGAAAATAGCCAAGATGGCATTCTAGAATCTTATCATTTTTGCGAGAAATCTAATACCTTTGAAGCAACTGTATGTTTAAAAGCCACGTGGCAAGATGGAACACCCATTAGTAGTTTTGAAGCCGCTATGGGGATAGCAAAAGGTCTTGCACATAGGAAGACCTCTTGTTCTATCCAAGTAAAAGGTACAGAAGAAATCACCCATTTTGGCTGGGAAAAAAAACATTATAGTGGTGTAGAAATAATTTCTCCAATCAAATTTAAACTTACCTTAACAGGATTAGTTGAAAATATTAAAGGTGTTCTTGAGGATATTTTATCCTTTACAACATTACGAAATATAATTTGGCCGGTACGTTTGAATTCGTTTACCCACCCTATTTATGATCCAAGCTATTTTGATATAATTAGTAAATACCCAATAAAATTTGAAAGTGGAAAATATTTTTTATCAGTACTCGGTAATTTAGTAGAACTTTCTACCTTAAAAAGTAAAATCAACTATGACTTTTACTTCAATACTTTTGATTTTAACCAATACAAAAATATCAATGATTCAGAAGAGAATTATCTTATCAATAAAAAACAAAATATGCATACATTTTTTGCTATTTTTAATTCTCTAAGTGAACAATTTTCTTCAATTGAATCCCGCAAAAAAATTTCTAGTATTTTAAGAAACATTGCTAAAAATTCACAAGAAGAGGAAAATATTATTTTAGCAAATGGACATTTTGAGGCTAATGAACCTGGCTATAGTCAAAATATTAAATGGGACGAAGATAATTTTGATTTTCCCGAACATTTAACAGAAATTAAAATTGCAATTCCATTCCCCTCAGCAAAAAATATGGTACTTAAGAAATTTGCAGCAGAGGCTGAAAAAAAATTTATAAACATCAAATGGTTAGACTTATCAGATGAAGAAAATGCAGATACCAACTATGATTTACAGATAGTTATTGCGCGTATTCAGGGGAATAGGCAAATTTGGGTGCAAAATATTATTAATTCACATTCCTTCATTCAACAATTAGAAAAATTTCCCAGAACTTTATCTGCCTTAAAGAAAATCAATTTAAACTCTGCTTCAACATTTCCTTTAAAATCTAACTTATTGAATGAATTTGAAGAAACCTGTCATGCTGAATGCTCTATTACCCCGATTTTCAGATATCATCTCCATACTTATTCCAGAAAGAACCTTCCTATAGTATTAAATATTTCTGAATTCAAAGAATTTTATTTTTCTTTGAATAGATAAAAGGTAAATAAACTTTTTATTGCCCCAAATTTTAGACCAAGGTATCAGAAATGTCAGAATATTTTTCTTCATTATATAAAAGCTCATTAAGTCTATTAACCGATTTTTATCAACTTACAATGGCTTATGCATATTGGAAAAAAGGAATTTCTGAAACTAAAAGTGTTTTTAATGTTTATTTTAGAAAAAACCCTTTTAAAAATGGTTACTCAATAGCTTCTGGTTTAGAACTTGCAATTGATTATATAAATAATTTTTCTTTTACTGATGATGATATTATATATCTAAAAAGTTTAACAGGAAATGATGGACAAGTCCTATTTGCTGAAGAATTTTTAGTTTATTTAAAAAATTTAAAAATTTCTTGTGACGTTTTTGCTATTGAAGAAGGAAATGTCATCTTTCCCAACGAACCTCTGTTGAGAATATCTGGTCCTATACTACAGTGCCAACTACTAGAAACTCCTCTTCTTAACATCTTAAACTTTCATACTCTTATCTCAACGAAAGCGGCTAGAATTGTTTCTGTTTCAAATCATATACCAGTTTTAGAATTTGGCTTGCGCAGAGCGCAAGGTCTTGACGGAGGATTAAGTGCAAGTAGGGCTGCTTATATTGGAGGATGCGAGGGAACATCCAATACTTTAGCAGGAAAAATTTTCGGGATTCCAGTTAAGGGAACTCACTCACACAGTTGGGTAATGGCTTTTTCCAGTGAATTAGAATCATTTTATTCCCTTGCCAAAGGAATGCCAAATAATGTCGTCTTTTTAGTTGATACCTATGATACTCTAAAAGGCGTTAAAAAAGCCATAGAAGTTGGTTATTGGTTAAAAGAAAGAGGTAAAAAACTTATTGGAATTCGTTTGGATTCAGGTGATTTAGCTTATCTTAGTATAGAAGCTAGAAAAATGTTGGATGCTGCAGGATTTCCAGACACAATTATTATTGCAAGCAATGATTTAAATGAGCATGTGATTTCAAGCTTAAATGAACAAGGTGCTAAAATTTCTGCTTGGGGAGTTGGAACTCAACTTGTTACTGCTTTTGATGATCCTGCATTAGGTGCTGTTTATAAATTATCGGCTATTCAAAATGAAAATAGAAAATGGAAACATACAATAAAACTTTCAGAACAAACTATAAAAATCTCTACTCCAGGTATTTTACAAGTTCGCCGTTATTTTAAAGATAAATATTTTTTTGCTGATATGATTTATGATGAACTGACTTATAAAAAAGGAAAAGAAACAGATATTATTGATCCAAGCGATATTAATCGCTTTTATAAACTTACAAATAACTGCGAATATGAAGAATTATTAAAACCTATTTTTGTAAAAGGAAAATTAGTTTATCAAAGCCCTTCTTTAGTTAAAATCAGAGAAAAATGTTTTGATTCATTAAAAAAATTACATCCAAGTATCAAAAGACTTTTAAATCCACATCACTACCCGGCTGGTTTGGAGAAAAATTTATTTAATTTTAAATTAGATCTTATTAGAAATATAAAAAATAATTTAGATTAGCTCACAGTTTTATGAAGTTCCCTTATTTTTTCCAAAGAACTTCTCGAACCAAAAATAAATAATTCATCATTTTCATAAAATACAAAAGTAGATATTGGATTTTTAATCCTTACGTTATTTCTATTAATAGCTAATACAATACAATTATAATTTGGCCTAATAGCTGCTTCTAATATTGTTTTATTTACAAAAGGATGTTCTTTATTTAATCGAATACCAGCTAAAATACATTGATCTAAAGATATCATATTTTCATCAATTCGTTCTATACTGCAAAACTGTTCAAGTTCTGTAATAGATTTTTCATTACCATATACCAATAAAGTATCATTAGATTGTAATATTTCTGTCGCTTTTGGTGCAATAATTGTTCGTTTATCTCTACTTATTGCAACAACATTTACAGTAAATTTTTCTCTTAAATTTAATTCTATCAAAGTTTTTCCTGATATATTTGCATTAGCAGCGATATGAACTGGTACAAGATATTCATCCCAAGGAGCTAAACGATCTAAAGTTGAAGTAACATTTTTTGCTGTCATTAGCATGTAATTTTTTTTAAGCCTAGATTTAGTATTATCTATTAAATAATTAATACCTCTGAACAAAGAATATTTTTGATAAAATGGAAGCATTTTGTTTTCTATAGAAAAATTTATTACAGCTTGAGAATAAGATTCCATAAATTTACAAAATTTACTTGGGAGAAGATTTTCAGCTTTATCAGCCAAAGCTAACATAGATTTAACTGTGAAGGGTGTTACTAATATTGTTATTATTGCAGTTGCAACAATTGCTGAAAAATTATCATTATCTATTACTCCTAATCCTACCCCCATTTGTGCAATTACAAATGAGAGCTCTCCAATTTGTCCCATAAAAGCACTAGTTCTAATAGAATCTTTCACCCCAGAACCTGCACAAAGATTTAAAATCAAATTAAATGAAAATTTTCCAATTATAATTAAAGATACAAAACTTAAAATAACTTGCCATTTTTCTAAAATGATACTTGGCGAGAAAAGAAATCCAATGGAAACAAAAAAAACTAAAGCAAAAATATTTTTCACTGGCTCTATAATATTCTCAATAATTCTCAACTCTCTGCATTCAGATAAAATAGAGCCCATTATAAATGCACCTAATGCAGAAGAAAAATTCCAGGATGCAGATAAAAATGCCAAACCCAAAGCCAAACCAGTACTTAAAATGACTAGAAGCTCTTCTTTACCTGTATGAAAAGCAGAATTTATTATTCTTGGAAGCAATAAAGTACCCAATAACCACCAAAGTAAAATACTACTGATAAATATGGGTATTAGTTCTAATAAAGCTATGTCACTTCCTGTTACAGAAGTTGATAACCAAATAATCATAAAAATTGCTAAAGAATCTTCAACCAACAAAACAGCCATTAATTTATCAGCAAAACGTGCACTTTTTAAATGCCTATCTTCAAGAATTTTTATGATTACAGCTGTAGAGGCTACAGATAAAACAGAGCCAATAAATATTGCTTCAAAACCCGTTATCCCAACAAATTGGCAAATTTGAGTTGCAGTAAACCACATTAAAATAATTTGAATAATACTGACTAAAATGGGAGCAAATCCAATGGATGCAATTTTCCTCACCCCAAAATGCAATCCCATCGAAAACATTAACAACAAAACACCTAATTCAGCTAAAGTACTAGCAGATTCTTTACTAACAACGTAAGGTGTATATGCAATAGGTAAAGATAAAAGGACACCGCCAAAAATGTATCCGAGTAACAGAGGTAGTTTGAAAAACTTTTTAAATATCCAACCAAATATTCCACCAGAAAGAAGTATTGCTGATAGATCTTGGATAAATATATTGTGCATTTATATTTACTCCTTTAATTTCAAAATAAATTCAATCTACCTTTAAAATTTCTATGAAGAACAAGGTACATCTTAAGCAAGTAACCTAAGGAGAATCATTATGCAAAGCTTAAACATTTTTATGCACGAACTCCTCGATTATGCAGGTTTATTTCCACCTGCTAAGTTAACCTTACAAGAATCACTTTTAAATTATTCTTCATATACTAAGCATAAACAAAAAAACTGGTTAGGAAAATTTATTTTGCCAAGTAACAAAATAGAGGATTGTATAGAAATAATGTTAAACCAGAAATTTTTTAAATCAAACGATACCAACTTAAATTTTTCAATAATACTAAATTCCTGTGAAAAATTTAATGATTTCAATAAAATAATTGATAGTGATTTAAAATCTTTAAAAAACTTTGAAAGTACTTTC
This window harbors:
- a CDS encoding ABC transporter substrate-binding protein; translated protein: MKYIFRSIPLLILIVFNIFAYSVSNEAKEKKLHILYYNSENQEGFWWRTTSEFAQAACQNLGMELNIVYVDRDAAFMVNDFKKKATNLNKPDAVIFQNLKSNAVNMLKIAEENKIPAFIFNAGLTEDQAKQYGKPREKFKYWIGQILPDDKKAGYDLALQLFNEAKRLGLKDKNGNIHFLSIIGTKTDTASIERENGLKLASQQEKKIILDQITSANWDRREAEKSLNWLILRYPEAKVVWSANDLMGLGALDSLSKTKIIPGKDIIVGSMDWVPEALKQMQSGKLFTSLNGHFIETAWASVLVYDYLNKKDFASEKTSFTSKMTVLSNSNINLYLKNFKPDNFKKINFSNFSKVKNKNLKKYDFNFDLVLKKIISN
- a CDS encoding ATP-binding cassette domain-containing protein, with product MATNSFKNKSTPVISFENYSLSVGFISPIRELTFTIFEGESVAIIGPAGSGKSMVLSVIAQFIWEMDNNLLLNSFKQTGGIRILGIPLSGRKPNQEILKKISSQIALVSEKSAWLPVSIAENFALSQNLAGIQDVLPFHQLIDTLPISQHNKALIDSLAELLPSQVELPFLQQLAIIRALLRKPKIFLLDDAFLRMDPVMLKQTENLILNMSDKTTLIWATNDLYQASRVTDWTLFMRHGTIIEYTQTAQFFTNPSTQEAENFIAGRDDV
- a CDS encoding citrate/2-methylcitrate synthase → MSEEQGFSKGLAGVVADATSVSQVQGEVGKLIYRGISIEELAEKSTYEECVYFSLYGKLPTQNQFNKFLTEMKINRVLPKTVEAVISAAPRSAHPMSVLQAAIAAIGFDEQPVNLKNEEHNIHSAIKIISQLSTAVARISRERRGLQPIAPNPDLSHAENFLYMLNGNVPNKEEARMFDVALILHLDHDFNASTFAARVVASTEAKLSLSISAAIGALSGPLHGGANEKVLEMADAIGAPENAKAWVANALATKAKVMGFGHRVYRTMDPRAKVLRGMLEKLVATKKEKDTYETLRIVHDSMIEELSKTSKDYIWPNVDFWSGALYRLMGIESIDFTPIFAVSRVAGWSSHIVEMWRDNRIYRPAAKYVGPTDDKYVDIKNRK
- a CDS encoding 3'-5' exonuclease family protein; translation: MSVNPNNTILKMERPQAPFLIFDIETVPDIPLLAKNYLEYQFNEEELYLKWNDYQLLNQIKEKENIEFPKTIYHSIISICALYIDPETYYIMDGFKRTIPKVNSYIEFLNHEKKIIEEFWQFSLKYQDFHKHWYDHTFNRNLTEYQKSKLKKLPVTFCGFNIANFDLMVLEQRSLIHFITCPIEDYVKNLGNDSYRYKYAADKVFDLMNFVCNYDNRNARVGLDTIAKAIGLGGKMAGMDGSLVAEEYFCNHAAQKIEEYCAIDVLISYGVFLAIQKFRGILPEDQFKDCILWFERWLLKEGKPANYQELVRESTKFFNYAKNT
- a CDS encoding NUDIX hydrolase; protein product: MKNLKKFGSLLLVMLTSYSCNSSISEESKKDSQQIVTYNGTDDLYEIESPTSPFARPKNAKIGFDVDGVLHTEVKYTLKDYYFHKRPAFETTGRNIRLKKEIDFLLSNGNTSSIVTHNPSVCKPENISNRENLFKENGLPSIPNRQVFCVASGTKKSVEINKQGLTLFYDDSPAVLAEVSANSPTTKLFMPLPKQQKVAHYFSDKKEPTKSISKCGVLIVDDSKPEKRFLLQLRSPSLQEWWNFPGGSCAYHENKHLNFDKQEFEDPITGAIREFDEEAGKFTSLKYELDQSKRLMVLQANDYLLFVVKLDKNYLDMRKFVPQDKFAWEVSTKVFNIPNSPGYRWFKLSECKKGAKVEGHNLGVTGDTCDMFRIYLDAF
- a CDS encoding nicotinate phosphoribosyltransferase, which codes for MSEYFSSLYKSSLSLLTDFYQLTMAYAYWKKGISETKSVFNVYFRKNPFKNGYSIASGLELAIDYINNFSFTDDDIIYLKSLTGNDGQVLFAEEFLVYLKNLKISCDVFAIEEGNVIFPNEPLLRISGPILQCQLLETPLLNILNFHTLISTKAARIVSVSNHIPVLEFGLRRAQGLDGGLSASRAAYIGGCEGTSNTLAGKIFGIPVKGTHSHSWVMAFSSELESFYSLAKGMPNNVVFLVDTYDTLKGVKKAIEVGYWLKERGKKLIGIRLDSGDLAYLSIEARKMLDAAGFPDTIIIASNDLNEHVISSLNEQGAKISAWGVGTQLVTAFDDPALGAVYKLSAIQNENRKWKHTIKLSEQTIKISTPGILQVRRYFKDKYFFADMIYDELTYKKGKETDIIDPSDINRFYKLTNNCEYEELLKPIFVKGKLVYQSPSLVKIREKCFDSLKKLHPSIKRLLNPHHYPAGLEKNLFNFKLDLIRNIKNNLD
- a CDS encoding cation:proton antiporter domain-containing protein, translated to MHNIFIQDLSAILLSGGIFGWIFKKFFKLPLLLGYIFGGVLLSLPIAYTPYVVSKESASTLAELGVLLLMFSMGLHFGVRKIASIGFAPILVSIIQIILMWFTATQICQFVGITGFEAIFIGSVLSVASTAVIIKILEDRHLKSARFADKLMAVLLVEDSLAIFMIIWLSTSVTGSDIALLELIPIFISSILLWWLLGTLLLPRIINSAFHTGKEELLVILSTGLALGLAFLSASWNFSSALGAFIMGSILSECRELRIIENIIEPVKNIFALVFFVSIGFLFSPSIILEKWQVILSFVSLIIIGKFSFNLILNLCAGSGVKDSIRTSAFMGQIGELSFVIAQMGVGLGVIDNDNFSAIVATAIITILVTPFTVKSMLALADKAENLLPSKFCKFMESYSQAVINFSIENKMLPFYQKYSLFRGINYLIDNTKSRLKKNYMLMTAKNVTSTLDRLAPWDEYLVPVHIAANANISGKTLIELNLREKFTVNVVAISRDKRTIIAPKATEILQSNDTLLVYGNEKSITELEQFCSIERIDENMISLDQCILAGIRLNKEHPFVNKTILEAAIRPNYNCIVLAINRNNVRIKNPISTFVFYENDELFIFGSRSSLEKIRELHKTVS